ATTTGACCTGTCAACAGTGTGAGAAAAGTTTTAACCGAAAAGAAAGCCTAAACAAGCACATGAAATCTCACAATGGAGAGAAGCCCTAcacatgccaacagtgtggaaaccATTTCAGTCTACGTGGAAACCTTAAAatccacatgagagttcacactggagaaagcCCTTTCACctgtcaacagtgtggaaagagtttcactcaaAATGCAAGCCTTAAAAGGCACATGacaattcacactggagagaaaccttacacctgccaacagtgtggaagcAGTTTCAATCTATATGGAAACCTAAAaactcacatgagagttcacactggagagaagccctacacctgccaacagtgtggagaCAGTTTCACTCAAAATGCAAGCCTTAAAaagcacatgagagttcacactggagagaagccctacacatgccaacagtgtggaaacagTTTCAGTCAGAAAGGAGGCCTTCTCAGACACATGAGATCTCACACTGGAGAGAACCCTTActcctgccaacagtgtggaaagagtttcaatcTACGTGGAAAGCTGAAaattcacatgagagttcacactggagaaaacccTTTCacttgccaacagtgtggaaagagtttcactcaaAATGCAAGCCTTAAAaagcacatgagaattcacactggagagaaaccatacacctgccaacagtgtggagaCCGTTTCACTCAAAATGCAAGCCTTAAAaagcacatgagaattcacactggagagaaaccatacacctgccaacagtgtggagaCCGTTTCACTCAAAATGCAAGCCTTAAAaagcacatgagaattcacactggagagaaacctttcacctgccaacagtgtggtaAGAGTTTCACTCAAAAAGCACACCTTATCACACACATGAGACTTCACACCAAagagaagccttacacatgccaacagtgtggaTATGGTTTTATTCAAAAGCCAAACCTTATGAGGCACATGAGACGTCATACCGGAGAGAAGCCTtatacctgccaacagtgtggaaaaggtTTTGCTGAAAAAAGATACCTTATGaagcacatgagagttcacaccggagagaagccttatacctgccaacagtgtggaaataGTTTTACTGACAAAGCAACTCTTATCAGTCACGAGAACTCACACTGGACAGACAGAGTTTCAATTACCTTTATAAAGTTTACGTTCATATGAGAAATCAAAGGCTGCATCTACACTTGTCATTAACATGTGACCTGTATCTGGATGATGTCCACACACTGAAAAGACAAGTGTAAACATGCTTCTGATTGGAATGTTATCTGATCAGTGCGTCCTGGTCCAGAGGTAATCAAAGACTCATTGTGAtcagtgcccggttgcatgaaactccttaagctaagaaatcccttagatataaggttaggtacccttagtgaaacttgggttgcaagaaaaaaaccctaagggtttccttaaAGAAATTAAGGCTGTTGTtaagtttttccccttaattatctaagtgttcccttaagcGTTGCTACAAAGTCCTTAGTAACCATTTTAGcttaataaatttaagggaccaaaacagctcccttaagtcaacttTCACTCAAAATAAGATGGCCGATTTAGTGTTAATCgaagaggaggaaataccaaggcgTGTTTTTAAAGATCGTAATATTTGTAGAAGATGAATAATACGCAGTTATTGAGAGAGTATCGGTTTGACCGCCAGTCAATCCTTCGTCTCACCGCAACACTTGAACATGACATTGAGCACCAAACCCGGCGAAGTTATGCAATTCCAGCACTTCTTCAAGTTTTAATTGCCTTGCGTTTTTTTGCTTGCGGTACTTTTCATTCTGTCATCGCCGACGTCTTTAAAGTACACAAATCTACTGTCTGCAGAACTGTACATCGAGTGGCCTTAGCTCTGTGTCACCAAATTGACAAATACGTACAATTTCCTTCCAAAGACGAGGAGGATGCAATAGCGGAGCGTTTTTTTGCAGTCGCTGGATTCCCACGCATTTGCGGAGTAATAGATGGAACACACGTCCGAATTCAAGCCCCTCACCAATATGAAGATCAATTTGTTAACCGCAAAAACTTCCATTCCATAAAATGTCCAGCTAATATGTGATCCAGACtgcaaaataacaaatgttactgcTGGTGGCCTGGGAGTTCCCATGACGCACGCGTGTTATTAGAGAGTAACATTTATCGCAGTTTTGAGAATGGATCACACAGGGGCTTACTTTTGGGGGACAGTGGTTATCCCTGTCGTTTATGGCTGATGACACCTTTCAGGAATCCAATAGGAGATGCACAGGCAAAATTTATTTACTTCATTTAAGTTGtttatggataaataaataagcatacaattagtaaaagtaaaactgaatattttttcctattgcaGGAAAGATACAACACTGCTCTAACAAAAACTAGAGTAATCATTGAAAGAACGAATGGGCAGCTTAAAAGGAGATTTCACTGTCTTCACGGGGAGCTACGTCTAGAACCAGCAAGAGCAGGGAGAGTCATCATTGCAAGCGTCGTCCTCTTTAACATATCCAAAGACTTAGGTGTGCTCATGGATgactacactgaacctgaaggcgTAGTGCAGCCAAATCATATCGTGGAGGATGTGACAACAGAGGGACATGCTATCCGAGATGTGCTTGTgcaacatttattttcctaatgTGAGCTAGAATATGTTAAACTGTAGGCTATAATAGTGTTTAGATACTGTATAAAGCAGtgcatttataattaaaaataagtaaaatcaaaacTTTATTCTATATACTTTATTCTTTACTCAGGACtctaatatatacataaaacagccataaaacatttacagtaagCAAATCACATTAGGTATTATTATAGTATAGTATTGTTATATGGTTGTTAAAAATTTGTATATTACAAATCATTTGAATAATAAACACCCTATCAACAGATCAAAGTTTGTGTTACTCTTCCCCTACTGGTTGTATAGTTATTAATCCATCTCGAGCAAGTTTGTTAATTTTGTATTGGAGAACTATATTCTGCATATTCAAGTTTTCCTTTTCCAGTTCTATTTTAGAAATCTCCACCTCTGCTTTTCTCTTCTGCAGCAAAAGAACTTCTCGATTAAGTTCAGCCAGCCCTGATGTGTAGCCTTGGTGGCTTCCAATCCTCTTTCCTCAAACGAACgtctgaaaacaaaacaaataaccaGTTAGTTACCTCACAGTTACTTTAGTATTGAACGAACAGTTATacaatgttacacacacacacacatacatatatatatatatatatatatatatatatatatatatatatatatatatataataacctaGATGTCACTACCTTTGGGCTGTATTGCTGGGAGTGTGGCTTGTCACTCGAACATCCTCCCAGTTATGAGTAGGTAGGCTgaaagtattgttattattattattattattataaccacttacgaaaacaaaagattttttacaaaCTGCACGCAAAAAATGCAgtttatacatatgtatgtatatgtaatttaGGTTGTAGCgctcatttgcattattttacCTGCTTCCCGAACTGCTTTGAGGAACGCCTGGAATACCGACTAGAGAAGGAGAATCCTTCCCTAATATATCTTGTACCAATTTCGCTGTGTCGGATAGGTCTTGTGGCGATGGCCCTCCTCCTTTacacaacaaaacaataacattGTTCCATACCAAGCGCGATACCTTTTTGATACAATTTATCAGGCACGAGCATGAACATTACTCACCGGTCTTTCCggattcttttttattgtttgctaTTTCTTTTCTTGAACTCACCACTATGTTTTCATACTTTTTCATAACTTCTTCTACTGTTCGCTTGACAGCAAGAtttcttgaatttattttttctgttatctCCTGCCAAGCTTTCGATTTGTACGAATGAGTGACTGATGGGTTATAGCGGCTTTGGAGAATGTTATTACTTTTtgtgaattcttctaaaagaattGCCTTTTCGTCCTCTGTCagtttggtttacgttttttgttttctgttatgtttgtactctccatagcacaaatatattaatacaaatgtGGTTTTAGTAAGGGTTCGGCTTTGTGGTTCAttatgttctgtttactgttagaggtagtaactatagcaaccgcggcgatctttgccgtatgttgtcagaaactactgtgaaacgcttagtataaacacttaggtaagggtgacagttaagaggtttcttgcaacgctcttaatgaaatcccttacctcagggattttttccccctcagggaaaccctcacttaaggagtttcatgcaaccgggcacagatctcagtgtaatgtaaacacaatccacccattGATTCTGCATTTCCCGGTCAATGTAACACaaaccccccaaccccccccccctctctctcccgaACTGTCAGAAGAAAGATGGAGGATACCAGGCCGTGGAGTGCTAGTGAGACTCCTACACTTAACACTGCGTCTACACTGGACTGATTCTCTTTTTGAAACAAAATAACTGTgtagcagctgttcatttagtgaCTCCTAGTGAGCGCAAACATGCTCATCATAACGACGCAAACATTCTCCTAGatttcacactttgcattcagttaacagatccatacgaacCATGCATGAAATAAGTTTATAAAGTCAAATGGTatctttatgtgctttacagatgaacttgactTTACAAAATGTTCAAGAATAGATTATCTTTGACTCGGTAATGCAAGTTCATGATCTGATCCGTGAACAGAAGATTCTTGAgtcaattttattaaataatcattTCTTTTATTTAACGAAACCACTGTGGGAACCAATGTTTTACAAACCGATAGATCTGAGGTGTAGCCGGATGTCCTGGGGCTACTGTGTTTTTCAGTCGGGtcccaaaatgtatcactgctctgcATGATGGGCTGTCTTGAAGAGTTATGCTAAACTCCTAACTttattcgcgttgttcactcgctagAAGAGGTGAAACGGATTGTAGTTgattgtttgcacttgtttctaaattttGCTGATTCTGAGCTTGCGCGCATTCATTCAAAGCAAGCGCtgacagcatttcagacaatgcgcttAAACAGAACTGATTCGTCTTTCGCTTATCCTTGCTTCtgaatgaatacacacacacttgATGATTTcaaaaaataattgtctctgcaagtattctcgtaaacacagtctgttatgtcttaagtgaacgtgTACAGTGGAGAAAGAAATATCCTgagcattattattatattggatCGGTGCACTCGTTCTTAAAGGGGCAGTAGCCTTTAAATACCTGCTGTTCCATTAGTGGCACCATCTGTCAGAGAGTGACATCTGCGTCTCATTCACAAAGGTAAAATCTATAAATAAGAATATTTTATGGTGTAAtctgtattttgaattttacCGCATTGTAAGTTTATTGAATCGTTACATCCAGATATGCTACTAGTTTTTGCTGATCATGCTGAATTGTCCATAGTAAGGTTCAGCCAATGTCCTTACTTTTAATCCGGGCTAGTTAAATTCATTTTTGGCTGCGAAAGAATGCCTGCCCGAAGGGCTACCAGGGATTTTGAAGTCtgaggtgtgtttcccaaaagcatcattaatTACGACGTTGCATTAATTAGAACCTCCAGGCAAAGTCTGCATGGCTGGCCATTGTAAACAGTGTCCAAAATATGGAGAGGATGACGTTCGCATTAAACTTAAGGATGGATAAATACTTACAGTATTGGGAAAAATGGATTGTGTCTATGACACAGTTATTGTCTGCTGTATCATCTGAGATATACCTTCATCAATGTTTATGTGGGAATGTTTTGGTGACCAAATAACTGATCTGTTGTTTAGAtgggattgtttgttgttgttgtttaaaaaaaaaaagtgtgacaaaAAATAGAAACCGTACGGAATcccattcattgtattcaaattgAATCTATATTGATTGGAAGATTtagatgactttttttcttttgttcatagaaattctgtggaaaattcgtcattaaaatataaaattaaaagaaaacaaatcttATGGCTGGTAGATGTCagaaagcataaaaacaagacatcaagTTAATATGTTTCTTTGTGTTACAAAGcttaagtatttcaaagtattTAGATTAAGTTACTAAACCTGAATAATCTAAGGAAATACGTTACTGTTTACTTTTTAAAacttgtattttgtaatctgtagtaaaatacattttaaaagtaaccttcccagccctGGACTCATTGAAATATTCCATGTGAAAGAGGGATCTGATCGGTTATCCAGATAGAGAGATCACTTGATGTTGCCAAGTGTATACACGCCATGTCCTGATTGACTGATGACCGATCTGCTTGATTCAGATCACGGCGATCGCATGTTAATGCCACGTGTAAACGCAGCCAAACTGGACAAATGCCTTTTGCCCTAAGAGCACTGTAGAAACCGTTTCACTCTAAAGGAAGCTATAACaggcacatgagaattcacattGGAGACAAAGAGTTTTGATCAACTTATCAAACTTTATTTTGGACTTGCAATTACTTTTGTTCATTTGgttcttttatccaaaacaaattatagttgaggaaaccaacaAGCGATTCATCATAAGATGGCAATAAACACGAGAAATGCCTGTTAAACAAGGTTTCAGTCAATGTTCAAATCCATAAATCTAAGACAGGATATAAAGTAAGGAACAGCTGGTTGTTATAGAGTACCGAAGTTATTACGTCAAgtgagttagcattttagcacttccggTTCCCTCGCCCCAAAAGTCTATGGGTTTTTTGAATAGGATTTTGCCTGAAATAAGGTGGTTAACAAAGCCTCTAAATATTTTCACGTTTTGATCTAtgacataaaacacaccagttaTAACCTgcttgtgatttttatttattttttttactttgtgtctTAAAAACGGTGGTTGCTTTCAAGTTGCTAAAAGGGACTACATCCATTGGCGGGGACTTTAGACGTCATCATGACAAACATGAAATCTCTCACTAGCCCGCGTTTCAGCCTCACGTTCTTAGAAGTTTACCTTTCAGTTAATATACATAACGTTATATATTTAGTCTTTTCAAATTGTAGTTTTTCCAAATATTATTGTACACAGAATTCTGTGATATTAAGGTAACCGATTACCAGGTCTTTATTTCTGTGGAGAGACTGTAGTTCgacaatggtgttttgttttttcccgAGATGCAAGCACAAGTCGTCGAATGAAAGATGCTCGTTTTACCGGTTTCCGTCCAATGTTACCTAGCAGAGACTCTGGATTCGTGCAATAAGGTAAGCTCACACAACGATGATTTCCATGTGAACACCGTATTTACTGCCTTAATGTGGCCACGACGAAACTTTAATGGTGCGCTTAACACGTTACTTTGACAGATGGAGTGAAAAAGGCTAGAAAGAATAAACGTTTTTCATAACCAAATCAACAGCTAAAATACCTTTGTCTTTCtcttaaaatatctaaatgctTGTTTACTTTGCCACTGTTAAATAGATTAGATCCGCTGCAGTTTTATTAAAGGCTAACGTTACGTCgagaaatgtgtttaattaaaataatcaaaataatactTGGTTTATTGATTATTGTAACTTGTTTGGATATAATTATAGAAAGGGTGGGTCCTGCACCCTGATA
The sequence above is a segment of the Carassius carassius chromosome 9, fCarCar2.1, whole genome shotgun sequence genome. Coding sequences within it:
- the LOC132148759 gene encoding gastrula zinc finger protein XlCGF57.1-like — translated: MAFIKVESEDLKIEEVFSVKQEETEEQTGLMTLKEESEALNETDEKYKLEKHHEFITEEKPFTCSQAEKTTSRNRAQKTRTCENKHLTCQQCEKSFNRKESLNKHMKSHNGEKPYTCQQCGNHFSLRGNLKIHMRVHTGESPFTCQQCGKSFTQNASLKRHMTIHTGEKPYTCQQCGSSFNLYGNLKTHMRVHTGEKPYTCQQCGDSFTQNASLKKHMRVHTGEKPYTCQQCGNSFSQKGGLLRHMRSHTGENPYSCQQCGKSFNLRGKLKIHMRVHTGENPFTCQQCGKSFTQNASLKKHMRIHTGEKPYTCQQCGDRFTQNASLKKHMRIHTGEKPYTCQQCGDRFTQNASLKKHMRIHTGEKPFTCQQCGKSFTQKAHLITHMRLHTKEKPYTCQQCGYGFIQKPNLMRHMRRHTGEKPYTCQQCGKGFAEKRYLMKHMRVHTGEKPYTCQQCGNSFTDKATLISHENSHWTDRVSITFIKFTFI